From the Pungitius pungitius chromosome 6, fPunPun2.1, whole genome shotgun sequence genome, one window contains:
- the LOC119195563 gene encoding zona pellucida sperm-binding protein 3-like — protein sequence MVMKCTVCLVALALLGSVCEAQWGFKPKPNQNPGIPPPNKQVPHNPQQTKHTFEKPLTWKYPQDPDPLPKENVPFELRSPVAASSVSVDCREKIVHVEVRKDMFGTGQLINPADLTMGNCAAVGEDTNAKVLIYEAQLQDCLSTLSRTENAIIYTFTMNYAPQALGSSPVVRTSQAAVIAECYYPRKHNVSSLALHPDWVAFSAVRMAQEFLYFTLRLMIDDFQHERPKNQYYLGDTINIEATVRQFFHVPLRVYVESCVATLSADATSTPRYAFLDNNGCLLDARLTGSHSRFMARTVDNKLQFQLAAFKFQGVDSGVLYITCHLKASTASHAIDTEHRACCWNNGWYEAGGVYNVCGSCENGIGSPPLDPKGRPVPPGRKVRDVSQSEVLEWEGDVTLGPILIEERMAV from the exons ATGGTGATGAAGTGTACTGTGTGCCTTGTGGCACTGGCCTTGCTTGGTAGCGTATGTGAGGCTCAATGGGGATTTAAACCAAAACCAAACCAGAATCCAGGGATTCCTCCGCCGAACAAACAGGTTCCTCACAATCCCCAACAGACGAAGCACACATTTGAGAAACCTCTCACCTGGAAATACCCCCAAGATCCTGACCCTCTACCCAAAGAAAATGTGCCTTTCGAGCTGAGATCTCCTGTGGCTGCTTCATCTGTCTCTGTAGATTGCAGAGAGAAGATCGTTCATGTGGAAGTCAGGAAGGACATGTTTGGGACAGGCCAGCTCATCAATCCCGCTGACCTGACGATGGGAAACTGTGCTGCTGTTGGAGAAGACACTAATGCTAAAGTCTTGATTTATGAGGCGCAACTGCAGGATTGTCTCAGCACATTATCG aggACAGAAAATGCCATCATCTACACCTTCACCATGAATTATGCTCCCCAAGCTCTGGGCTCCTCCCCTGTGGTGAGGACCAGCCAAGCTGCTGTAATAGCGGAATGCTACTACCCAAG GAAGCACAATGTGAGCAGTCTGGCTCTTCATCCTGACTGGGTGGCCTTCTCTGCGGTTAGAATGGCACAGGAATTCTTGTACTTCACTCTGAGACTCATGATTG ATGACTTCCAGCATGAAAGACCAAAAAACCAGTACTACCTAGGAGACACCATCAACATTGAGGCTACCGTTAGGCAGTTCTTCCACGTGCCCCTCCGTGTATATGTGGAGAGCTGCGTTGCTACTCTATCAGCAGACGCAACCTCCACCCCTAGATATGCCTTCCTTGACAACAATGG gtgttTGCTTGACGCTAGGCTCACCGGCTCTCATTCGAGGTTCATGGCTCGCACTGTGGACAACAAGCTGCAGTTCCAGTTGGCGGCCTTCAAGTTCCAGGGAGTTGACAGTGGAGTG ctCTACATCACCTGCCACCTGAAAGCATCCACTGCTTCTCATGCCATCGATACTGAACATAGAGCATGCTGTTGGAACAATGG GTGGTATGAGGCCGGCGGAGTATATAACGTCTGTGGCTCCTGTGAAAATGGAATAGGATCTCCTCCTTTAGATCCAAAGGGAAGACCTGTTCCTCCCGGAAGGAAGGTTCGTGATGTGTCCCAAAGTGAAG TTTTGGAATGGGAAGGTGATGTGACCCTGGGTCCCATCCTCATTGAAGAGAGGATGGCTGTTTAA
- the LOC119195561 gene encoding zona pellucida sperm-binding protein 3-like: MVMKCTVCFVALALLGSFCKAQWGFNPKPNQNPGIPPPIKQVPHNPQQTKQTFEKPLTWKYPQDPDPLPKENVPFELRSPVAASSVSVDCREKIVHVEVRKDMFGTGQLINPADLTMGNCAAVGEDTIAQVLIYETELQDCLSTLTRTEDAIIYTFTMNYAPQALGSSPVVRTGEATVIVECHYPRKHNVSSLALNPDWVAFSAVRMAQEFLYFTLRLMTDDFQHERPSPQYYLGDTINIEATVTQFFHVPLRVYVESCRASPPVPKGFRPIGYSFIDNNGCLLDARLTGSHSMFMARTADNKLQFQLAAFKFHAVDNGILHITCYLKASSASHAIDTEHRACSWNNGWYEAGGDLDVCSSCENVSGPVQPSPPPPSDPKGGAAYPERKIRDVSKSGVLEWEGEVTLGPIHIAEKMVV, encoded by the exons ATGGTGATGAAGTGTACTGTGTGCTTTGTGGCACTGGCCTTGCTTGGTAGCTTCTGTAAGGCTCAATGGGGATTTAACCCAAAACCTAACCAGAATCCAGGGATTCCTCCGCCCATCAAACAGGTTCCTCACAATCCCCAACAGACAAAGCAGACATTTGAGAAACCTCTCACCTGGAAATACCCTCAAGATCCCGACCCTCTACCCAAAGAAAATGTGCCTTTCGAGCTGAGATCTCCTGTGGCTGCTTCATCTGTCTCTGTAGATTGCAGAGAGAAGATTGTTCATGTGGAAGTCAGGAAGGACATGTTTGGGACAGGACAGCTCATCAATCCCGCTGACCTGACGATGGGAAACTGTGCTGCTGTTGGAGAAGACACTATTGCTCAGGTCTTGATTTATGAGACAGAACTGCAGGATTGTCTCAGCACATTAACG CGGACAGAAGATGCCATCATCTACACCTTCACCATGAATTATGCTCCCCAAGCTCTGGGCTCCTCCCCTGTGGTGAGGACCGGCGAAGCTACTGTAATTGTAGAATGCCACTACCCAAG GAAGCACAATGTGAGCAGTCTGGCTCTTAATCCCGACTGGGTGGCCTTCTCTGCGGTTAGAATGGCACAGGAATTCTTGTACTTCACTCTGAGACTCATGACTG ATGACTTCCAGCATGAAAGACCAAGCCCCCAGTACTACCTGGGAGACACCATCAACATTGAGGCTACCGTTACGCAGTTCTTCCACGTTCCCCTCCGTGTATATGTGGAGAGCTGCCGTGCTAGTCCACCTGTGCCCAAGGGCTTCAGGCCCATTGGCTATTCCTTCATTGACAACAATGG GTGTTTGCTTGACGCTAGGCTCACAGGCTCTCATTCGATGTTCATGGCTCGCACTGCGGACAACAAGCTGCAGTTCCAGTTGGCGGCCTTCAAGTTCCATGCAGTTGACAATGGCATA CTGCACATCACCTGTTACCTGAAAGCATCGTCTGCTTCTCATGCCATCGATACTGAACATAGAGCTTGCTCCTGGAACAACGG gtggtatgaGGCAGGTGGAGATTTAGACGTGTGTAGCTCTTGTGAAAATGTATCTGGACCTGTGCAaccttcacctccacctccttcagATCCAAAGGGAGGAGCTGCTTATCCTGAAAGGAAGATTCGTGATGTGTCCAAAAGTGGAG TTTTGGAATGGGAAGGTGAAGTCACCCTGGGTCCCATCCACATTGCAGAGAAGATGGTTGTTTGA